One segment of Peromyscus leucopus breed LL Stock chromosome 5, UCI_PerLeu_2.1, whole genome shotgun sequence DNA contains the following:
- the Misp3 gene encoding uncharacterized protein MISP3 isoform X2, giving the protein METPIQREIRRSCEREESLRRSRGLSPGRAGEELIELRVRPVLSRPGPGPQLPRALERARAGAKMQRDIEREAHRQAALASPAAPQPGARRRPQPLDELKRFFEAAAEDGGGLQRRPEAGGRLHPAVQDGCPVLGQSPPLVSLSLLEQEVRQVRERERELQLQRRSIYGAAEVEEPAPSLTPSRGDGKLAVIWPPRRRASENGLDK; this is encoded by the exons ATGGAGACGCCCATCCAGCGCGAAATCCGCCGCAGCTGCGAGCGCGAGGAGAGCCTGCGCCGGAGCCGGGGTCTGAGTCCCGGCCGTGCCGGCGAGGAACTCATCGAGTTGCGCGTGAGGCCGGTGCTCAGCCGGCCCGGCCCCGGCCCCCAACTGCCGCGCGCCCTGGAGCGCGCTCGGGCGGGCGCGAAGATGCAACGGGACATCGAACGCGAGGCTCACAGGCAGGCGGCGCTGGCGAGCCCCGCGGCTCCGCAGCCCGGCGCCCGGCGGCGGCCACAGCCGCTGGACGAACTCAAGCGCTTCTTTGAGGCAGCAGCGGAGGACGGCGGGGGCTTGCAGCGGCGGCCGGAGGCGGGAGGCCGGCTCCACCCCGCCGTTCAGGACGGCTGCCCGGTGCTGGGGCAGTCGCCGCCGCTTGTCTCCCTGTCACTGCTGGAGCAGGAGGTGCGCCAGGTGCGCGAGCGCGAGCGGGAGCTGCAGTTGCAGCGGCGCAGCATCTACGGGGCCGCTGAGGTCGAGGAGCCAGCGCCCAGCCTCACCC CGAGCAGGGGAGACGGAAAGTTGGCGGTGATCTGGCCCCCGCGGAGACGGGCCTCGGAGAACGGCCTGGACAAG TAG
- the Misp3 gene encoding uncharacterized protein MISP3 isoform X1: protein METPIQREIRRSCEREESLRRSRGLSPGRAGEELIELRVRPVLSRPGPGPQLPRALERARAGAKMQRDIEREAHRQAALASPAAPQPGARRRPQPLDELKRFFEAAAEDGGGLQRRPEAGGRLHPAVQDGCPVLGQSPPLVSLSLLEQEVRQVRERERELQLQRRSIYGAAEVEEPAPSLTPSRGDGKLAVIWPPRRRASENGLDKESRP from the exons ATGGAGACGCCCATCCAGCGCGAAATCCGCCGCAGCTGCGAGCGCGAGGAGAGCCTGCGCCGGAGCCGGGGTCTGAGTCCCGGCCGTGCCGGCGAGGAACTCATCGAGTTGCGCGTGAGGCCGGTGCTCAGCCGGCCCGGCCCCGGCCCCCAACTGCCGCGCGCCCTGGAGCGCGCTCGGGCGGGCGCGAAGATGCAACGGGACATCGAACGCGAGGCTCACAGGCAGGCGGCGCTGGCGAGCCCCGCGGCTCCGCAGCCCGGCGCCCGGCGGCGGCCACAGCCGCTGGACGAACTCAAGCGCTTCTTTGAGGCAGCAGCGGAGGACGGCGGGGGCTTGCAGCGGCGGCCGGAGGCGGGAGGCCGGCTCCACCCCGCCGTTCAGGACGGCTGCCCGGTGCTGGGGCAGTCGCCGCCGCTTGTCTCCCTGTCACTGCTGGAGCAGGAGGTGCGCCAGGTGCGCGAGCGCGAGCGGGAGCTGCAGTTGCAGCGGCGCAGCATCTACGGGGCCGCTGAGGTCGAGGAGCCAGCGCCCAGCCTCACCC CGAGCAGGGGAGACGGAAAGTTGGCGGTGATCTGGCCCCCGCGGAGACGGGCCTCGGAGAACGGCCTGGACAAG GAGAGCAGACCCTGA